In a genomic window of Oncorhynchus kisutch isolate 150728-3 linkage group LG9, Okis_V2, whole genome shotgun sequence:
- the LOC109896874 gene encoding ankyrin repeat domain-containing protein 46 → MSYVFINDSSQTSVPLLQACIDGDLPFAKRLLETGCDPNIRDNRGRTGLHLAAARGNVDICWFLHKFGADLLATDYQGNTALHLCGHVDTIQFLVSNGLKIDICNHNGSTPLVLAKRRGVNKDAIRLLEGLEEQEVKGFNRGAHSKLETMQMAESESAMESHSLLNPNLQNSEGVLSSFRTTWQEFVEDLGFWRVLLLLVVIALLSLGIAYYVSGVLPFSASQLELVH, encoded by the exons ATGTCCTATGTCTTCATTAACGACTCGTCGCAGACCTCCGTTCCCCTGCTGCAG GCCTGCATTGACGGGGACCTGCCTTTCGCCAAGCGGCTACTGGAGACGGGCTGTGACCCAAACATACGGGACAACCGGGGTCGTACGGGCCTGCACCTAGCGGCTGCCAGGGGGAACGTGGACATCTGTTGGTTCCTCCATAAGTTTGGGGCAGACCTCCTGGCTACAGACTACCAGGGTAACACAGCCCTGCACCTCTGTGGACATGTGGATACCATCCAGTTCCTGGTGTCCAACGGCCTCAAGATAGACATCTG TAACCACAACGGGTCGACTCCCCTTGTACTGGCCAAGAGGCGCGGGGTGAACAAGGACGCTATCCGTCTGCTGGAGGGCCTGGAGGAGCAGGAAGTTAAAGGATTCAACAGAGGAGCCCACTCCAAACTGGAGACCATGCAGATGGCTGAGAGCGAGAG TGCAATGGAGAGCCACTCCCTGCTCAACCCCAACCTCCAGAACAGTGAGGGGGTACTGTCCAGTTTCAGGACCACCTGGCAGGAGTTTGTAGAGGACCTGGGCTTCTGGAGG GTGCTGCTACTACTGGTGGTTATCGCCCTGCTCTCCCTGGGCATCGCTTACTACGTCAGCGGGGTGCTGCCCTTCTCCGCCAGCCAACTGGAGCTGGTAcactga